A portion of the Granulosicoccus antarcticus IMCC3135 genome contains these proteins:
- a CDS encoding serine/threonine-protein kinase, translating into MLNWYRIERILGRGGFGVIYLATDTNLDHLVAIKEYRVLIPTSTDDTESATLDLQERANQGVQRFITEARNMVRFKHPNIVRVMSVFELNDTAYIVMEFEEGQDLRVHLKNPENADEGALKQLFVPISKGLSEVHKHGFIHRDIKPANILVRTDGTPVLLDFGSARSASVTGPNTLTALVSAGYAPLEQYSEGDDQQQGPWTDIYALGAVLYYAVTGMEPVDSAKRGTALLNGGKDPLLPARMLGRDRYSDAFLKNIDWALQFRIADRPQTLSDWMTALLSEPTPDTVTRRVDNTAAFTTRPTEKIGPSDPLSGLSMRDHPEPREVQAARARRRFVRKSHRRPNKWWGLVAIAVSVLLVASLIPGFTDKNAVVDNDVAERRSAAKVAQSKAAKLDAEKKLAEEQQAAAEEERRLAEAEKQAGELAAEEARKAVAEKARRASLEADRQARLRARRIKLADALTRASTLLDQGLLDEAEASLDEATTLDRNDERLKTLRSRWRVALIDARTPVSDNDFDKVIERFDKLRRALENNDVATMEGLTAPSDQNALFKQLMSRFTHLDIDIIHIRVRNADKSISAVLRIENMVRDNGDRATPSPAYRERTISSRRIEGKWSAIQW; encoded by the coding sequence ATGCTTAATTGGTATCGCATTGAGCGAATCCTTGGGCGTGGGGGTTTCGGTGTCATCTATTTGGCCACAGACACCAACCTTGACCACCTGGTGGCGATCAAGGAATACCGTGTACTGATACCTACCAGCACGGACGATACCGAGTCTGCGACTCTGGATCTGCAGGAGAGGGCCAATCAGGGTGTGCAGCGCTTCATCACTGAGGCGCGCAACATGGTGCGCTTCAAACATCCGAATATCGTGCGAGTCATGTCGGTTTTCGAACTCAATGACACTGCCTATATCGTCATGGAGTTCGAGGAAGGGCAAGACCTTCGTGTACACCTGAAGAATCCGGAGAACGCCGATGAAGGGGCGTTGAAGCAGTTGTTTGTGCCGATATCAAAGGGGCTGTCCGAAGTTCACAAGCATGGCTTCATTCACCGTGATATCAAACCTGCGAATATTCTTGTGCGCACCGACGGTACGCCTGTGCTGCTGGATTTCGGATCAGCACGTAGCGCCAGTGTTACTGGCCCCAATACCCTGACGGCATTGGTTTCCGCCGGTTATGCGCCGCTGGAGCAATACAGCGAGGGCGACGATCAGCAGCAAGGACCCTGGACGGATATCTATGCCTTGGGAGCTGTGTTGTATTACGCGGTGACGGGGATGGAGCCGGTTGACAGTGCCAAGCGTGGAACGGCCCTGCTCAATGGTGGTAAGGATCCGTTGTTACCGGCCAGAATGTTGGGGCGCGATCGCTATTCGGATGCTTTTCTGAAAAATATCGACTGGGCTTTGCAGTTCCGTATCGCTGACCGACCGCAAACGCTGTCTGATTGGATGACGGCTCTGCTGAGCGAGCCGACGCCGGATACGGTTACCCGGCGAGTCGATAATACTGCAGCCTTCACGACGCGTCCGACCGAAAAGATAGGGCCGTCTGATCCACTGTCTGGATTGTCCATGCGCGATCACCCCGAGCCGCGTGAGGTGCAGGCAGCCCGGGCACGTCGCAGGTTTGTGCGCAAGTCACATAGACGTCCGAATAAGTGGTGGGGGCTGGTTGCCATTGCTGTCAGTGTTCTGTTGGTCGCGTCCCTGATACCGGGTTTTACGGACAAAAATGCAGTTGTCGATAATGATGTTGCCGAGCGACGCAGTGCCGCGAAGGTAGCGCAGAGCAAGGCTGCGAAGCTGGATGCGGAAAAGAAACTGGCAGAAGAGCAGCAAGCTGCCGCTGAGGAAGAGAGGCGACTGGCTGAGGCTGAGAAGCAAGCTGGAGAGCTGGCGGCTGAAGAGGCACGCAAGGCTGTAGCGGAAAAAGCGCGAAGGGCCTCGTTGGAGGCTGATCGGCAAGCGCGGTTAAGGGCACGGCGAATAAAGCTGGCAGATGCCCTGACTCGGGCTTCAACTCTGCTTGATCAGGGGCTGTTGGACGAGGCCGAAGCTTCTCTGGATGAAGCCACCACGCTGGATCGTAATGATGAACGTCTCAAGACATTGCGCAGTCGCTGGCGAGTAGCGCTGATTGATGCGCGAACTCCCGTCAGTGATAACGACTTTGACAAGGTCATTGAACGGTTCGACAAGCTCAGACGGGCATTGGAGAATAATGATGTGGCCACGATGGAAGGCCTGACTGCACCTTCGGATCAGAATGCGTTGTTTAAACAACTCATGTCACGCTTCACTCATCTGGATATCGATATCATTCATATTCGTGTCAGAAATGCAGACAAATCAATCAGTGCTGTCTTGCGGATCGAGAACATGGTTCGTGATAACGGTGATCGTGCCACGCCATCGCCGGCCTATCGTGAACGTACGATCTCAAGTCGGCGAATCGAAGGCAAGTGGTCAGCGATTCAATGGTAG